One window of the Actinomyces wuliandei genome contains the following:
- the tsaD gene encoding tRNA (adenosine(37)-N6)-threonylcarbamoyltransferase complex transferase subunit TsaD: protein MSSPLILGIESTCDETGVALVRGETLLSEVTATSMEEHARYGGIIPEIASRAHLESFLPTLDAALKQAGADLEEVDVVAVSAGPGLVGSLTVGISAAKALAASLGIPVYGVNHVVGHLAVAGLVGEPLPQRFVGLVVSGGHSSLLSVRDLAADVVELGGTLDDAAGEAFDKVGRLLGLPYPGGPHVDRLAREGDATAIRFPRGLSAAKDRERHRYDFSFSGLKTAVARHVESARGSGEEVHRADVCAAFSEAVNDSLTAKAVQACLDQSCGTLVVGGGFSANSCLRELAARRCEAAGLDLRIPPPRYCTDNGAQIAALGAAAVRSGVAPSPMGFGPDSSMPLDVTVVR from the coding sequence GTGAGCAGTCCCCTGATCCTCGGCATCGAGTCCACCTGTGACGAGACCGGCGTGGCGCTGGTGCGTGGCGAGACGCTTCTGAGTGAGGTGACGGCCACCTCTATGGAGGAGCACGCGCGCTACGGCGGCATCATCCCCGAGATCGCCTCCCGCGCCCACCTGGAGTCCTTCCTGCCCACCCTGGACGCTGCCCTGAAGCAGGCGGGAGCCGACCTGGAGGAGGTGGACGTGGTTGCGGTCAGTGCCGGCCCCGGGCTTGTCGGGTCGCTGACGGTGGGTATCTCGGCTGCCAAGGCGCTGGCCGCCTCCCTGGGGATACCCGTGTACGGCGTCAACCACGTCGTGGGGCACCTGGCCGTGGCCGGGCTGGTAGGCGAGCCGCTGCCGCAGCGCTTTGTCGGGCTGGTCGTCTCCGGCGGGCACTCCAGCCTGCTGAGCGTGCGTGACCTGGCTGCCGACGTCGTGGAGCTGGGGGGCACGCTGGACGACGCCGCAGGTGAGGCCTTCGACAAGGTCGGGCGTCTCCTGGGGCTGCCCTACCCGGGAGGACCGCACGTGGACCGGCTGGCCCGTGAGGGGGACGCCACCGCGATCCGCTTCCCCCGGGGGCTGTCTGCGGCCAAGGACAGGGAGCGCCACCGTTACGACTTCTCCTTCTCCGGCCTTAAGACAGCGGTGGCCCGCCATGTCGAGTCTGCTCGGGGCAGCGGCGAGGAGGTCCACCGGGCCGACGTGTGCGCGGCGTTCTCCGAAGCCGTCAACGACTCCTTGACGGCCAAGGCGGTGCAGGCCTGTCTGGACCAGAGCTGTGGCACGCTCGTGGTCGGGGGCGGCTTCTCCGCCAACTCCTGTCTGCGCGAGCTGGCCGCCCGTCGCTGCGAGGCCGCGGGACTGGACCTGAGGATCCCGCCGCCGCGCTACTGCACTGACAACGGTGCCCAGATCGCGGCCCTGGGAGCGGCGGCGGTGCGGTCGGGCGTGGCCCCCTCACCCATGGGCTTCGGCCCCGACTCCAGCATGCCGCTGGACGTTACGGTGGTGCGGTGA
- a CDS encoding fumarate reductase/succinate dehydrogenase flavoprotein subunit: MTATTAMTTARTADPTATDGLIDGLYREGEKIADTKAPHDVPIDRRWEQRKFEAALVNPANRRKLDVIVVGSGLAGGAAAASLGEQGYNVKVFFYQDSARRAHSIAAQGGINAAKNYRNDGDSTYRLFYDTVKGGDYRAREDNVYRLAEVSANIIDQCVAQGVPFAREYGGLLDNRSFGGVQVSRTFYARGQTGQQLLIGAYQALERQVHAGTVTEFRRHEMVELIVVDGRARGIVSRDMVTGAIDTHLADAVVLASGGYGNVFFLSTNAMGCNATAIWRAHRKGAYFANPCYTQIHPTCIPQSGDFQSKLTLMSESLRNDGRIWVPKRAEDCDKDPRDIPEEDRDYYLERIYPAFGNLVPRDIASRQAKNMCDEGRGVGPAIKERDPAGNERMMRRGVYLDFSEAIGRLGRDAVSARYGNLFEMYQRITGDDPYEVPMRIYPAVHYTMGGLWVDYDLESNIPGLYVAGEANFSDHGANRLGASALMQGLADGYFVLPDTMNDYLADMLRLGKVDPDAPEVAQARRDVEERIARLMALRGTRSVDDFHMALGRIMWEYCGMERREEGLRTAIRQIRELKKEFWRDARVTGQADELNQALEKAGRLLDFFELAELMCIDALHRRESCGGHFRAESQTPEGEAMRHDDEFLYVAAWEWGGDDQPPVLHKEDLIYKDIELKQRSYK; encoded by the coding sequence GCCGCCCTGGTCAACCCGGCCAACCGGCGCAAGCTCGACGTCATCGTCGTGGGCTCCGGCCTGGCCGGGGGCGCGGCGGCGGCCTCCCTGGGTGAGCAGGGCTACAACGTCAAGGTCTTCTTCTACCAGGACTCGGCCCGCCGGGCGCACTCCATCGCCGCCCAGGGTGGTATCAACGCCGCGAAGAACTACCGCAACGACGGGGACTCTACCTACCGGCTCTTCTACGACACGGTCAAGGGAGGGGACTACCGGGCCCGGGAGGACAACGTCTACCGGCTGGCAGAGGTCAGCGCCAACATCATCGACCAGTGCGTGGCCCAGGGGGTGCCCTTCGCCCGTGAGTACGGGGGCCTGCTGGACAACCGCTCCTTCGGCGGCGTCCAGGTCTCGCGCACCTTCTACGCCCGCGGCCAGACCGGCCAGCAGCTGCTCATCGGCGCCTACCAGGCCCTGGAGCGCCAGGTGCACGCCGGGACCGTCACGGAGTTCCGCCGCCACGAGATGGTCGAGCTCATTGTCGTGGACGGGCGTGCCCGTGGGATCGTCTCGCGAGACATGGTCACCGGCGCCATCGACACCCACCTGGCCGACGCGGTCGTGCTGGCCTCGGGTGGCTACGGCAACGTGTTCTTCCTGTCCACCAACGCGATGGGCTGCAACGCCACCGCGATCTGGCGGGCGCACCGCAAGGGCGCCTACTTCGCCAACCCCTGCTACACCCAGATCCACCCCACCTGCATCCCCCAGTCCGGAGACTTCCAGTCCAAGCTGACCCTCATGAGCGAGTCCCTGCGCAACGACGGGCGCATCTGGGTTCCCAAGAGGGCAGAGGACTGTGACAAGGACCCCCGCGACATCCCCGAGGAGGACCGCGACTACTACCTGGAGCGCATCTACCCGGCCTTCGGCAACCTGGTCCCGCGCGACATCGCCTCCCGCCAGGCCAAGAACATGTGTGACGAGGGGCGCGGCGTGGGTCCAGCGATCAAGGAGCGTGACCCTGCCGGCAACGAGCGCATGATGCGTCGCGGCGTGTACCTGGACTTCTCCGAGGCCATCGGCCGCCTGGGGCGCGACGCGGTCTCCGCGCGCTACGGCAACCTCTTCGAGATGTACCAGCGCATCACCGGTGACGACCCCTACGAGGTGCCCATGCGCATCTACCCGGCCGTGCACTACACCATGGGTGGCCTGTGGGTGGACTACGACCTGGAGTCCAACATCCCCGGGCTGTACGTGGCGGGGGAGGCGAACTTCTCCGACCACGGTGCCAACCGCCTGGGCGCCTCGGCGCTGATGCAGGGGCTGGCCGACGGCTACTTCGTCCTGCCGGACACGATGAACGACTACCTGGCGGACATGCTGCGTCTGGGCAAGGTTGACCCCGACGCTCCCGAGGTCGCCCAGGCCAGGCGTGACGTCGAGGAGCGCATCGCCCGGCTCATGGCGCTGCGCGGAACCCGCTCCGTGGACGACTTCCACATGGCCCTGGGGCGCATCATGTGGGAGTACTGCGGGATGGAGCGCCGGGAGGAGGGCCTGCGTACCGCGATCAGGCAGATCCGGGAGCTGAAGAAGGAGTTCTGGCGCGACGCCCGGGTCACGGGCCAGGCTGACGAGCTCAACCAGGCCCTGGAGAAGGCGGGCCGCCTGCTCGACTTCTTCGAGCTCGCCGAGCTTATGTGCATTGACGCCCTGCACCGCAGGGAGTCCTGCGGCGGGCACTTCCGGGCTGAGTCCCAGACCCCGGAGGGGGAGGCGATGCGCCACGACGACGAGTTCCTCTACGTGGCGGCCTGGGAGTGGGGCGGGGACGACCAGCCGCCGGTCCTCCACAAGGAGGACCTCATCTACAAGGACATCGAGCTCAAGCAGCGGAGTTACAAGTGA
- a CDS encoding succinate dehydrogenase/fumarate reductase iron-sulfur subunit translates to MNIKLKIWRQQNQDSPGHFEEYAMSGIEEHMSFLEVLDLLNEQLFAEGKEPVAFDSDCREGICGQCGVVINGQAHGPIRSTTCQLHMRHLSEDPSFKDGSTITIEPWRSTGFPVLRDLIVDRSALDRIVQAGGYISVNTGGAPEAHSVPVQKEKADAAFEAAACIGCGACVAACPNASAMLFTGAKIAHLGLLPQGQPERLARVVGMLGQHDAEGFGGCTNIGECAAVCPKSVPLEVISRLNRDLGHALWKGQKAH, encoded by the coding sequence GTGAACATCAAGCTCAAGATCTGGCGCCAGCAGAACCAGGACTCCCCGGGGCACTTCGAGGAGTACGCCATGAGCGGCATTGAGGAGCACATGAGCTTCCTGGAGGTCCTTGACCTGCTCAACGAGCAGCTCTTTGCCGAGGGCAAGGAACCGGTGGCCTTCGACTCTGACTGCCGTGAGGGGATCTGCGGCCAGTGCGGCGTGGTCATCAACGGCCAGGCCCACGGCCCTATCCGCTCCACCACCTGCCAGCTGCACATGCGTCACCTCTCGGAGGACCCCTCCTTCAAGGACGGCTCCACCATCACCATCGAGCCGTGGCGCTCCACCGGCTTCCCGGTGCTGCGCGACCTCATCGTGGACCGCAGCGCCCTGGACCGCATCGTCCAGGCGGGCGGGTACATCTCTGTCAACACCGGTGGCGCGCCTGAGGCCCACTCCGTGCCCGTGCAGAAGGAGAAGGCCGACGCTGCCTTCGAGGCGGCCGCCTGCATCGGCTGCGGCGCCTGTGTGGCCGCCTGCCCCAACGCGTCGGCCATGCTGTTCACCGGGGCCAAGATCGCCCACCTGGGCCTGCTGCCGCAGGGGCAGCCCGAGCGCTTGGCGCGGGTGGTGGGCATGCTGGGCCAGCACGACGCTGAGGGCTTCGGTGGCTGCACCAACATCGGTGAGTGCGCGGCGGTATGCCCCAAGTCGGTGCCGCTGGAGGTCATCTCCCGGCTCAACCGCGACCTGGGCCACGCCCTGTGGAAGGGGCAGAAGGCCCACTGA